Proteins encoded in a region of the Populus alba chromosome 13, ASM523922v2, whole genome shotgun sequence genome:
- the LOC118043671 gene encoding protein DMP2, with product MDKSICQDLAEDSEPSDDYCYLKDDEPDESRYLHLINAVLSGTARLNILLPTATILAFTIFAPLLTNDGRCTTLNRWLMGALWALLAVSCVFFTFTDSFRTSTGRLYYGLATFRGIWTFNGGRKKPCVPSDYRLRWGDLFHASLSLIAFLAFAGSHGDVVGCYYPAMPRKVINTVPLVIGFVISILFVLFPSKRRGIGYPFLLQREAFYSRC from the coding sequence ATGGACAAGTCAATCTGTCAAGACCTCGCAGAAGACTCTGAGCCTAGCGATGATTACTGCTATCTGAAAGATGATGAACCTGATGAATCTCGTTACCTACATCTAATCAATGCAGTCCTCAGCGGAACTGCTAGGCTTAACATTCTCTTGCCCACTGCTACAATCCTTGCCTTCACCATTTTCGCTCCTCTTCTAACCAACGATGGCAGATGCACTACCTTGAATCGCTGGCTGATGGGTGCCTTATGGGCCCTTCTGGCCGTCTCCTGTGTCTTTTTCACGTTCACTGATAGCTTTCGCACATCAACTGGTAGGCTGTATTATGGTTTGGCAACATTTAGAGGGATATGGACCTTCAATGGAGGCAGGAAGAAACCATGCGTGCCGTCGGATTATAGGCTGAGGTGGGGCGATCTCTTTCACGCATCACTTTCTTTGATTGCGTTTCTTGCTTTTGCTGGGTCACATGGTGATGTTGTGGGGTGTTACTATCCAGCAATGCCTAGGAAAGTGATCAACACTGTTCCTCTTGTAATTGGTTTTGTGAttagtattttgtttgttttgtttccttccAAGAGAAGAGGGATTGGGTACCCTTTCTTGCTGCAGAGGGAAGCGTTCTATTCTAGATGCTAG